One window of Amaranthus tricolor cultivar Red isolate AtriRed21 chromosome 13, ASM2621246v1, whole genome shotgun sequence genomic DNA carries:
- the LOC130798698 gene encoding uncharacterized protein LOC130798698, producing MESPPTVTGTIIFSTVGRTDYGFDIFSLPLSNPSKSTEHRLTDGISINFNGHFLDDNQTLVFISERTGSPQVYLTRPNSSTLPDLPDPLPSIPGSLFHDRPILHGNHLIFVSAHEQPSGSLYKSWSAVYSTIIDKNQKPEFNRLTPVGEADFSPAISPSGNFLAVSSYGSKPWGGEFHELNTQIVVFPLSDPSKRTVLVERGGWPTWGSDNTVYFHRQSDDGWWSIYRVDFNSTESFYRVTPPGVHVFTPAAIRDGKTKRIAVATRRKGTIYRHIEIFDTESGEFHPVTELINPGLHHYNPFVSPGSKFIGYHRFRGLSQGVKLIPNLEPVNSAFNSLKMMRINGSFPSFSSDGKFIAYNHDFDGNGGLEIMKSDGSKRWTLIKGRVAFYNSWAPLTSDKNKHVIFTSLGSIFQPAQVSVQVARVSFPISSLNLQTKEIENVQIKIMTKPETGNNGFPACSPDGKQVVFRSGRSGYKNLYLMDSVDGEDNHIHQLTDGPWTDTMPSWSPDGKWIAFSSNRHDPNNPVTFGIYMIRPDGSDLRRVHIDGSNDAAMERINHVCFSPNGEWLLFTTNMGGVTAEPVSFPNQFQPYGDLFIVKVDGSGLRRLTWNGYENGTPAWHGNGGIDVDFEKLCLNGDDELDCDELKGEFIEPLWITCNF from the coding sequence ATGGAATCCCCACCCACTGTCACCGGAACCATCATCTTCTCCACCGTCGGCCGAACCGACTACGGTTTCGATATCTTCTCTCTACCTCTCTCCAACCCTTCCAAATCAACCGAACACCGTCTCACTGATGGCATTTCCATCAATTTTAACGGTCACTTCCTTGATGACAACCAAACCCTTGTATTCATCTCCGAACGAACCGGGTCTCCTCAAGTTTACTTAACCCGACCCAACTCCTCTACCCTACCGGACCTACCGGATCCGCTCCCGTCTATTCCGGGTAGTCTCTTCCATGACCGTCCAATACTCCATGGAAATCATCTCATATTCGTTTCAGCTCATGAACAACCTTCTGGTTCCCTTTACAAAAGCTGGTCAGCTGTTTATTCCACCATTattgataaaaatcaaaaaccagaaTTTAACCGGTTAACCCCTGTTGGGGAAGCTGATTTTAGTCCTGCTATTTCACCTTCTGGAAACTTCCTTGCAGTTTCTTCTTATGGTTCTAAACCTTGGGGTGGTGAATTTCATGAACTTaatacacaaattgttgtattcCCTCTTTCTGACCCATCTAAACGCACCGTTTTGGTTGAACGTGGTGGGTGGCCCACTTGGGGTTCTGATAACACCGTTTACTTCCACCGTCAATCTGATGACGGTTGGTGGAGTATTTACCGAGTTGATTTCAATTCTACTGAGTCATTCTACCGAGTCACTCCACCGGGTGTTCACGTCTTCACTCCTGCTGCGATCCGAGATGGTAAAACTAAAAGAATCGCTGTTGCTACTCGGAGAAAAGGTACGATTTACCGTCATATTGAAATTTTTGATACTGAGTCAGGCGAATTTCACCCGGTCACCGAGTTAATCAACCCGGGTCTCCACCATTATAACCCGTTTGTCTCACCCGGATCTAAGTTCATCGGGTACCACCGCTTTCGGGGATTGTCACAAGGAGTCAAATTAATCCCGAATCTCGAACCTGTTAACTCTGCATTCAACTCTCTGAAAATGATGAGAATCAACGGCTCATTTCCTTCCTTCTCATCTGATGGTAAATTCATTGCATATAATCATGATTTTGATGGAAACGGAGGGTTGGAGATCATGAAATCAGACGGTTCAAAAAGATGGACATTAATCAAAGGGCGAGTAGCTTTCTACAATTCATGGGCTCCATTAACATCCGATAAGAACAAGCACGTCATATTTACATCATTAGGATCCATTTTCCAACCAGCCCAAGTATCCGTCCAGGTTGCTCGGGTCAGTTTTCCCATTTCCAGTCTTAATCTTCAAACCAAAGAGATTGAGAATGTACAGATAAAAATCATGACAAAACCAGAAACAGGGAATAATGGTTTTCCGGCGTGTTCTCCTGACGGAAAACAAGTGGTATTCCGGTCAGGTAGGTCGGGTTACAAGAATCTTTACTTGATGGATTCTGTTGACGGAGAAGATAACCATATTCATCAGTTGACGGATGGTCCATGGACCGATACCATGCCCAGTTGGTCACCGGATGGAAAATGGATAGCGTTTTCCTCCAACCGTCATGACCCAAACAATCCGGTTACATTTGGGATATACATGATCCGACCCGATGGATCCGACTTGAGAAGAGTACATATTGACGGGTCCAATGATGCAGCAATGGAGAGGATTAACCATGTATGTTTTAGCCCGAATGGAGAATGGTTGTTGTTCACGACGAATATGGGCGGAGTAACGGCGGAGCCGGTGAGTTTTCCGAACCAATTTCAGCCGTATGGTGATTTGTTTATAGTTAAGGTGGATGGAAGTGGGTTGAGAAGATTGACATGGAATGGGTATGAGAATGGTACACCTGCTTGGCATGGTAATGGAGGaattgatgttgattttgagaaattgtgtttaaatggagATGATGAGTTAGATTGTGATGAGTTGAAAGGTGAATTCATTGAACCATTGTGGATTACATgtaatttttaa
- the LOC130798699 gene encoding uncharacterized protein LOC130798699: METHCQFWLPKKNRFCANTPLNLSQFCGNHTTRSNVKWVPCPIDPSHSVLDENMEGHIKKCPLLKQTQILSVQPYYQKGINQGRDDSAPDTLEQESDFTSENKRNWVYNMTVPQFSELLSKIRSLHCSICKDIGFSYRMPHACDLWIKRQIDRKLPYQEKHVLQQASILGNLEDLGGLSSLTQAVSDEQCDTSAVVEFGAGRGYLTQILADSYGIRKVFLVERKSYKLKADRSLRQKENMELERLRIDIEDLNLNAVESLNGMPYLAIGKHLCGPATDLTLRCCLGGNYGEKSITEQSTHPRLVSIAVATCCHHLCQWKHYTNKRYLEKLGITKEDFHAITWFTSWAVDADHGSDLTIDVSLQSTVLPSNNDECRRNTLGVEGIIKNMKAADRATLGFMCKDIIDMGRLMWIKERGLEAKLVKYVPTDISPENRLLVAKATTPAVSIPTS; this comes from the exons ATGGAGACTCATTGCCAATTTTGGTTACCCAAGAAGAACAGATTCTGTGCCAACACCCCTCTCAATCTGTCTCA ATTCTGCGGGAATCATACTACGAGGTCCAATGTCAAATGGGTTCCTTGCCCAATTGACCCTTCCCA CTCTGTGCTTGATGAAAACATGGAGGGACACATTAAAAAATGCCCATTATTGAAGCAAACACAGATTTTATCTGTTCAGCCTTATTACCAGAAGGGTATTAATCAAGGCAGAGATGATTCTGCACCAGACACACTTGAACAGGAATCTGACTTTACTTCTGAGAATAAGAGGAATTGGGTTTATAATATGACTGTTCCTCAGTTTTCTGAGTTACTCTCCAAGATCAGGTCACTTCACTGTTCCATTTGTAAGGATATTGGGTTTTCTTATAGGATGCCTCATGCCTGTGATCTTTGGATTAAGAGACAAATTGACAG GAAACTGCCATACCAAGAGAAGCATGTCCTGCAACAGGCATCAATTCTCGGTAACTTGGAGGATTTGGGGGGCTTGAGTAGTTTGACTCAAGCTGTGTCCGATGAACAATGTGATACTTCTGCTGTTGTTGAGTTTGGAGCTGGGAGGGGTTACTTGACACAGATACTAGCTGATTCATATGGGATTAGAAAGGTCTTCTTGGTTGAGCGCAAGTCATACAAGCTGAAG GCTGATCGAAGTTTACGACAGAAAGAAAACATGGAATTGGAGCGATTAAGAATTGACA TTGAAGATTTGAATCTGAATGCTGTTGAGTCATTGAATGGTATGCCGTACTTGGCTATCGGTAAACATCTTTGTGGACCAGCCACAG ATCTGACCCTTAGATGTTGTCTTGGTGGGAATTACGGTGAAAAGAGTATTACAGAGCAGAGTACTCATCCTCGTCTCGTAAGCATTGCAGTGGCAACCTGCTGCCACCACCTCTGTCAATGGAAACACTACACTA ATAAACGATACTTAGAGAAGCTAGGGATCACTAAAGAAGATTTCCATGCTATTACATGGTTTACCAGTTGGGCAGTAGATGCTGATCATGGATCAGATCTTACTATTGATGTTTCTTTGCAATCTACAGTGCTACCAAG TAATAACGATGAGTGTCGTAGAAATACTCTTGGAGTTGAAGGTATCATAAAGAATATGAAAGCAGCGGACAGAGCAACATTAGGGTTTATGTGCAAGGACATCATTGACATGGGTAGATTAATGTGGATTAAGGAACGCGGACTTGAAGCTAAACTTGTCAAATATGTTCCAACAGACATTTCCCCTGAAAATCGCTTACTGGTTGCGAAGGCAACAACACCAGCAGTGTCTATACCAACGAGCTAA